The segment GGGACCGGCGCACGGATTTGTACTGTGGCCCGCGCCGCCTATGGTGCTGGGATACGTCAGGAGGATCCGTCATGGAGCAGGGCACAGTGGAACAGGACTCGGTCGTGCGGGCGTGGGTGCCCGCGCAGCCCGGTCCCGCCGCGCCCCGGCGGCACTCCGTCCGCGGCCAGGTGCTGGCCGCACTGCGCCATGCGCTGGCCGGCGGGGAACTGACCCCGGGCGAGGTCTACTCCGCTCCGGCGCTGGCCGAGCGCTACGGCGTCTCCGCGACCCCGGTCCGCGAGGCCATGCAGCAGCTCGCGTCCGAAGGTGCCGTCGAGGTCGTGCCCAACCGCGGGTTCCGGGTCGCCGAGTGCAGCTCCCGCGACCTCGCCGAGCTGGCCGAGGTCCGCAGGATGCTGGAGGTGCCCGCGATCATCCGGCTGGCGCGGGCGCTGGCCCCGGAGCGCTGGGAGGAGCTGCGCCCGCTCGCCGTGGCGGGCGTGGCCGCCGCCGCCAGCGGGGACCGGGCCGGCTATGCCGAGGCCGACCACGCCTTCCACGTGGCCCTGATGTCGCTCACCGGCAACCGCCGGCTCACCGAGGTCGCCGGCGATCTGCTGCGCCGCGCCCAGTGTCCAGCCGGCGGCTACCGGCTGCGTACGGCCGAGCTGCTGGCCGACGCCTCCGAGCACACGGCGCTGCTCGACGCCCTGGTGGCCCAGGAGTACGCGGTCGTCGAGCGGATCGCCCGCGAGCATGTCTCGGTGGCCCGGCACCCGCACTAGGGAGTGTCGTTCCCGAGCCGCTCAGTCGGGGAGCAGCTCCTCCATGGGCAGCGCCGCGACATCGGCGGCGGGCCGGGAGAGATAGAGCTCGGCGTGGTAGAAGCCGTCGCTCTCCTTGCCCGCGGTGGACAGGCCGAGGTCGGCCAGCGCGTCGAACGTCGCCTTCCGCTCGCCGCCGTCGGCGAACCGGCGCTGCCGGAAGGTACGGGTGGTGAGCTTCTCCGTCACCAGGCCGGCCCGGGCCAGCAGTGCGGAGACGGGCTGGTAGGACACCGTGCGCAGGACGAACGCGGCGACCCATGGCGGCGTGGAGACATGGTCGAAGAGATGACCGAAGGTGCGCGCGGTGATGTAGCCGACGCCGCCGGTGACGGTGATCAGGTCGGTGCCGGCCAGGACCCGCCGCAGCTCCGGGCTCGGCTCGTCGAGTTCCAGGTTCTCCGCGAATCCGTGGTCGAGCAGACCGACCGCCCGGGCATAGGCGACCGCGCGGTCCGCCGCGTCGATGCCAGTGATCCGGAAGGGTGCGTCGTTCCGCCGGGTGGCGAAGAACGTGCGGTCTTCTTCGAGGAGTTGGCGGGTGGTCGGCCTGCCCGCACCGGGTGCGGCGTAGTGGCCGTAGAGGTCCGACAGGGACAGCCGGTGGTTGAGCAGTGCGGCGTTGACCCCGTACGAGCAGCAGAGGTCGACGACGTTCAGTGGTGGGCGGTCGCTCCGGTGCCGCTGGAGGGTCTCGGCCACGGCGCGGAAGACCGCTTGGCCGTGGTGCGGAATCTGGTAGTCCAGGGGGTTCAGTGTGGTGAAGTACCGACGGGGATCCGGGCAGTTGTAAATCGCCTCGAAATCTGCCTTGCCCCAGTCCGTTCCAGCGGTCGTATTCGTCACTCCTGCTGTCATCTATGGCCTCCTGTCAAGGCTGTGCCAGTGGGTGGGGACTCAGCTGGTCCCGGACCAGCATCCAAGTCCCTGCCGCCGCCTCACAGTGCGACTTGCGGCCATTCTCGGGGCCTGTGGGGCCTGATGGAACACCCCTGCCCCCGGCTTCCGCCCATGGTCCCACCTCATGGTTCCCCCGGCTCGTCGACCGCGGGGGCGTCTGGCAACCACCGCGACCCGGCCGATCCGCCGCGAGGACCGTCCAGATCCGGCCATTCGCAACGCGAGGGCGCATGGCCGACGAAGGGGGGTTGACGGCACGGGGAGAAGACGCAGGGCGGCGACAAACGGACGACGGCCAACCACTTGCCGTCGGCGTGTGGTCGGCCGTCGTCCGCGCTTCCCTAGGTCGCCGTGACAGCGGCGGTGGACAGATGGTCGGCGAGCCAGGTGGGGACGCCGCCCATGAGACGGAACAGCCGGGCGGCCTCGGCGCGCAGCCGCGGTGCGTCGGTGTCCGGGACGGCGTCGGCCAGCGCCGCCAGGGCCGGTGCCGTGCCGATGAGGAAGCCCAGCTCCTCGCGGATCCGCAGCGACTCGGCGAAACCGTGCCGGGCCTCCGCCACTTCGCCCTCACGCAGCGCCAGTCCGGCCAGGTGGCGCCAGGTGAAGGACAGCAGCAGGGTGTCGCCGTGCGCGGTGGCGCCGGCGTGCGCGCGGCGGTAGGCGGCGCGTGCCGCGTCCGGGCTGTCGGCGATGTGCTCGGCCATCAGCCCGCGGCGGAAGTCCAGCTGCGGGCGGCCGGGCGCGGCGGGCGCCAGCAGGGCGGCGGCCCGGCCGAGCGCCGAACGCGCCTCGTCGGCCCGGTCGCGGACGCCCAGGACCGTGGCGGCGTAGGCGAGATGGCCCCGCTCGCAGGCCGCGCCGCCGCGCTCGTCGTCGCTGCTCGCCAGGGCCTCGGCGCTGCGCAGCGCGTCTTCCGCCGCGGCCCAGCCGGTGGCCGTGAACATGCAGCGCTCCACCAGGAGCGCGGCGCGACGGAGCGCCGACGGGGCGTGATGAACGGAGTGTGGTTCCAGCAGCGCGGCCGCGTCGTCCCAGCAGCCGCGGGAGCGCAGTCGCCAAACGGCACGGTCGAGGGGGCTGTCCCCCTCGACCGTGCCGTGTGCTGCTTCCTCCGGTGCGGATGCGGGTCCTGGTACCGCGAGCGGTACCGGCTCCGCAGAACTGACGGGATCCACGGGATCCGCGGATCCTGACATGGCGGTATCCGCCACATTGCCCTCCCCTAGCGCGCCATTGAGCTGGAAGTTGCAAGACCGTGGGCGAATCTCAGCACGGATTCCGTCGTGGGGCCAAGGGGGTGAGTGAATGTTTTCACAATCACTGGGTGCACGATCCCGGCAGGGGGCGCGGCGCTGATCGGGCGCGCCCTGCGGCGCTGCGCCGGCCCGCGCCCGTCCGCCGCGGACGGGATGCCGCCCGATCGGATGACCCCGAACGGCGTAGCCGGGGCCCACGGGGTCGGGCCCGTGAACCGGCCCCGGCCGGGCGGGGCCGGGGCGCGTTCAGTGCCTTCCCGCCGTCAGCTCATCCGCAGTGCGAGGAAGAAGTCGAGCTTGTCCTCCAGGCGGGACAGATCGCGGCCGGTCAGCTGCTCGATCCGGCCCACCCGGTAGCGGAGCGTGTTGACGTGCAGGTGGAGGCGGCCGGCGCAGCGGGTCCAGGAGCCGTCGCAGTCCAGGAACGCCTCCAGGGTGGGGATCAGCTCGGCGCGGTGCCTGCGGTCGTAGTCGCGCAGCGGGTCCAGGAGACGGGCGGTGAAGGCCCGGCGGACGTCGTCCGGCACGAACGGCAGCAGCAGCACATGCGAGGCCAGCTCCTCGTGCCCGGCGGCGCAGACCCGGCCCGGACGGGCGGCGGCGACCCGGCGGGCGTGCCGGGCCTCCTCCAGCGCACCGCGCAGCCCCTCGGCCGAGTGCACCGAGGCGCTCACGCCGACGGTCAGCCGCCCGTCGTCCGCCAGACCGCGGCCCAGCGGCGCCTGGACGACGGAGAGCAGCTCCGCGGCGTGCAGACCGGCCGCCGAGGAGTCCCCGGGCTCGTCCGGGACGGGCAGCGGCACCAGTGCCACCGCCTCGTCGCCGGTGTGGGCCACCGCGATCCGGTCGGAGGGCTCCGGACCGAAGGTGCCCGGATCGACCAGCACCTCCTCCAGCAGGCTCTGGGCCACCGGGCCGCCGGGGACGTCGCCGTCCTCCCACTCGACCCTGGCCACCACGATCTGCCAGTGCGGCGCGGTGCCCAGTCCGGGCAGCAGCACCGGGGCCGCCACCCGCAGCCGGGCCGCGATCTCGGCGGGCGGTGCGCCGGTCTGGACGAGCTCCAGCACTTCCTGGGCGAGCCGGCGGCGGACCGTACGGGCCGCGTCGCGCCGGTCGCGTTCCACGGCGATCAGCTGGGTGACGCCGTGCAGCAGGTCGAGGCGCTCCTCGGGCCAGTCACCGGCGTCCGCCTCGACGGCCAGCAGCCAGTCGCTGAGCAGGGTCTGGCGCAGGTCACGGCCGTCGTGGCGGATCGGGAACAGCGAGAACGTGCCGCCCGCGCCCTCCAGGGTGACGCGGTGCGGGCCGCGGCGGCCGCTGCGGGCGGCCGCCAGATGCTCCCCCGCGAGCCGGGCGGCCAGTTCGGTGGACAGCTCGGGCCCGGCGCCGGCCAGCGTCGACCCGGCGATCTGCCGTCCGGTGGGGGAGAGCACCCAGGCCCGCAGATCCAGGTCGGAGCCGAGCAGGTCCAGGACCACCTCCGGGCCGCCACCGGTGGGGCCCGACGTCATCAGCCGCCGGTGACGGTCCACCACGGCCGCGAGGTCCCCGGCCCGTTCGCTGGAGACCTGGCGGACCACATGTTCGGTGATGGAGGCGAAGGAGACGTCCTCGACGACCGAGAACAGCGGCAGCCGGTGCTGGACACAGGCCGCCACCAGGTCGTCCGGGACCGAGCCCAGCTCCGCCTCGCCCGCGGCGAGCCCGGCGACCCCGGCGGCGGCCAGGATGCGGACGAACCGCTCGGAGTCCTCGGGGGCGCGGCGCCAGGCCAGGCCCGTCAGCACCAGTTCGCCGCCGGAGAGGTAGCGGCTGGGGTCGCGCAGGTCGGTGGTCATCACGCCGCGTACGGTGCGGTCCAGCTCGTCCTCGCCCCCCAGCAGCCGCAGGCCCAGGGAGGGGGTGTCCAGGAGTGCGCGGAGCCGCATGACCTCGCCCGCCGTTCTTTGCTGTCTGGTGTTGCCGGTGGAATGCCGCGAGGTTTCAGAGCCTCGTCTTTCGTTCGAATCTACAAGACAGGTGCCGTGGCCAGCCAACCGCTTCATGGTTTCGGTGACTGCACCCGGCGGGTCCGGGGCGCGTTCACTAAGGCTCAACCGTTAACGAGACATGAACGGCTCCATGGCGATGTGAGCGCAGCGTCCTCACCATGAGTAACGAACGACCGATTTCGTAGAAGAGGCCAACCATGGACTTCCTTCGCCCCGCCAGCTGGGAGGAGGCGCTCGCCGCCAAGGCCGAGCACCCTACCGCTGTGCCCATCGCGGGCGGCACGGACGTGATGGTCGAGATCAACTTCGACCATCGCCGCCCCGAGTACCTGCTCGACCTGAACCGCATCGGTGACCTGAGCGAGTGGGAGGTCGGCGACAAGACCGTGCGACTGGGCGCCTCCGTTTCCTACACCCGGATCATGGAGAACCTGCGGGCCGAACTCCCGGGCCTGGCACTGGCCTCGCACACCGTCGCCTCCCCGCAGATCCGCAACCGCGGCGGCGTCGGCGGCAACCTCGGCACCGCCTCCCCGGCCGGCGACGCGCACCCCGCGCTGCTCGCCTCGGGCGGTGCGGTCGAGGTCGAGTCGGTACGCGGCCGCCGGATGATCCCGATCGACGACTTCTACGTGGGCGTCAAGCGCAACGCCATGGAGCCCGACGAGCTGATCCGGTCGGTGCATCTGCCGAAGGCCGACGGGCCGCAGCAGTTCTCCAAGGTCGGCACCCGAAACGCCATGGTGATCGCGGTGTGCGCCTTCGGTATCGCGCTGCACCCGCAGACCCGCACGGTCCGCACCGGTATCGGTTCCGCCGCGCCCACCCCCGTACGGGCCCGCGAGGCCGAGGAGTTCCTCACCGCGGCGCTGGAGGAGGGCGGTTTCTGGGAGTCCGGCAACCCCATTCCGCCGTCCGTCGCCAAGCAGTTCGCGCAGCTCGCCGCCGGCGCCTGCAACCCGATCGACGATGTGCGCGGCAGCGCCGCGTACCGCCGGCACGCGGTCGGCATCATGGCCCGCCGCACCCTCGGCTGGACCTGGGAGTCCTACCGCGGCAAGGAGAGGAGCGCACAGTGCGCGTGACATTCACCGTCAACGGCCGCCGCCAGGAGGCCGACGACGTCTGGGAAGGCGAGAGCCTGCTGTACGTCCTCCGGGAGCGGATGGGCCTGCCGGGCTCCAAGAACGCCTGTGAGCAGGGCGAGTGCGGTTCCTGCACGGTCCGGCTGGACGGTGTGCCGGTGTGCTCCTGTCTGGTCGCCGCGGGCCAGGTGGAGGGCCGTGACGTGGTGACCGTCGAGGGTCTGGCGGACTTCGCCAAGCAGCGCGCCGAGGGCGGCTGTGCCTCCGGTGTCTGCGGCACCGGCCTCGACGAGGCCCAGCAGTGGCAGGCCCGGCCCGCCGGGTCCCGTACCGGCGAGCAGGCCGAACTCGCTCCGATCCAGCAGGCGTTCATCGACGCCGGCGCGGTCCAGTGCGGCTTCTGCACCCCGGGCCTGC is part of the Streptomyces platensis genome and harbors:
- a CDS encoding GntR family transcriptional regulator — translated: MEQGTVEQDSVVRAWVPAQPGPAAPRRHSVRGQVLAALRHALAGGELTPGEVYSAPALAERYGVSATPVREAMQQLASEGAVEVVPNRGFRVAECSSRDLAELAEVRRMLEVPAIIRLARALAPERWEELRPLAVAGVAAAASGDRAGYAEADHAFHVALMSLTGNRRLTEVAGDLLRRAQCPAGGYRLRTAELLADASEHTALLDALVAQEYAVVERIAREHVSVARHPH
- a CDS encoding PucR family transcriptional regulator, with the translated sequence MRLRALLDTPSLGLRLLGGEDELDRTVRGVMTTDLRDPSRYLSGGELVLTGLAWRRAPEDSERFVRILAAAGVAGLAAGEAELGSVPDDLVAACVQHRLPLFSVVEDVSFASITEHVVRQVSSERAGDLAAVVDRHRRLMTSGPTGGGPEVVLDLLGSDLDLRAWVLSPTGRQIAGSTLAGAGPELSTELAARLAGEHLAAARSGRRGPHRVTLEGAGGTFSLFPIRHDGRDLRQTLLSDWLLAVEADAGDWPEERLDLLHGVTQLIAVERDRRDAARTVRRRLAQEVLELVQTGAPPAEIAARLRVAAPVLLPGLGTAPHWQIVVARVEWEDGDVPGGPVAQSLLEEVLVDPGTFGPEPSDRIAVAHTGDEAVALVPLPVPDEPGDSSAAGLHAAELLSVVQAPLGRGLADDGRLTVGVSASVHSAEGLRGALEEARHARRVAAARPGRVCAAGHEELASHVLLLPFVPDDVRRAFTARLLDPLRDYDRRHRAELIPTLEAFLDCDGSWTRCAGRLHLHVNTLRYRVGRIEQLTGRDLSRLEDKLDFFLALRMS
- a CDS encoding FAD binding domain-containing protein, with the protein product MDFLRPASWEEALAAKAEHPTAVPIAGGTDVMVEINFDHRRPEYLLDLNRIGDLSEWEVGDKTVRLGASVSYTRIMENLRAELPGLALASHTVASPQIRNRGGVGGNLGTASPAGDAHPALLASGGAVEVESVRGRRMIPIDDFYVGVKRNAMEPDELIRSVHLPKADGPQQFSKVGTRNAMVIAVCAFGIALHPQTRTVRTGIGSAAPTPVRAREAEEFLTAALEEGGFWESGNPIPPSVAKQFAQLAAGACNPIDDVRGSAAYRRHAVGIMARRTLGWTWESYRGKERSAQCA
- a CDS encoding (2Fe-2S)-binding protein, which produces MRVTFTVNGRRQEADDVWEGESLLYVLRERMGLPGSKNACEQGECGSCTVRLDGVPVCSCLVAAGQVEGRDVVTVEGLADFAKQRAEGGCASGVCGTGLDEAQQWQARPAGSRTGEQAELAPIQQAFIDAGAVQCGFCTPGLLVAADELLERNDSPSDADIREALSGNLCRCTGYEKILDAVRLAAARGENRTAGQGA